In the genome of Paenibacillus pabuli, the window TCCCTGAATGGAGTGTCCGTAACCACGTGGAAAATACCACACATCTCCCGGCTCGAATGTATCGGTGTACGCATGTCCATCCGGATGAATGACCGTGGTGCGACAGGATCCGCTAATTACATAGGCCCACTCAGCGGCATTGGCATGCCAATGTAATTCCCGCATGCCCCCTGGCTCCAAGCGCATGGATACGCCTGCAATGCCAATGGAAGCGGGAAAATCCCGAACGGAAGCGCCTCGGGTAATGCCGCCCGGGCCCGTACGGGGTTCTTTTTGTTCAAGCCGATATTTGAAAGATGTCATTATAATTCCTCCTCATATTATATGAAGTACACATGTAAATAGTTAAATATGGCGTTCACTACTTTTACCCATATTTTAAGAAACTATTCAATGGATTCCTGATTAATATGAGGCAAAAGGAAGACTTTCATTCAGGCTGTCTGTCTATCTATTCATCCAGTAATCAGGGTGACTTGAGATTAGACTGGACCACCATATTGCCGGGTTTGAAATTAATAATTTTAAATAACTCATCTGCCATATATGCAGGACTGTGCTTGAATTCCTGCCGAATCCATTCAATAACCATGCCAAAGATCGCATGGGACTGATAACTTGCCAGCAGCTCGCGATTGATGTGGGACGGAAATATTTCGTTGAGGTCCTGAAGAGCAAGGTCACGCAGAACATCACAGATCATTTGCTGAAAATTGGAGGAGGCCTCCGACTTCACAACCAGAGTGTAAAATTGTGCATGCTGATGCACATGTTCGAATATTTTGATTGCAGAAGAGGGCATATGACTTACTTCAAATATTTCTTTATCCAGATAAGGTTTGCGATAGGAGAAGACCAGATCCTTGATCACGTCATCAATCATTTCATTGAACAGGTCTTCCTTGTATTGATAGTGTCTGTAAAAGGTGCCGCGATTCAGGTCTGCCAACTGAACGATGTCGGTAATGGATATTTCCTTAAAGGACTGCTTTTGCATCAATTGGATGAGGGCATCCTTTAGCGCTGCTTTGGATTTCTTGATTCTTCGATCCATGGAACTTGGAAGCTCGGTCATATACAAGTACTCCTCGTAAATGGGAATTTTAAGATAAAGTACATTCTGAAGCAGAAGTGTTGATTAACGTACAGTTGGGCAAGCTTTTACTGATTGAACAGAAATGCTATGACTTATTATACTAAGAATAAGAGTTAATGAACATTTGTTTGTTAACTTATTGTAAACGAATACATGGAGGATGATACAACATGAGACTTCAAGATAAAGTGGCTGTAGTCACAGGTGCAGGTTCAGGCATGGGCAAAGCAATTGCAACACTGTACGCGCAGGAAGGCGCTAAGGTGGTAGTTTCGGATATTAACGAGGAATCGGCACAAACGGTCGTAAATGAGATCAAAGCCCAAGGTGGAGAGGCAATTTTGATTCTGGCCAATGTGGCAAAAGAAGAAGATGTGCAGAACCTGATCGATACGACGGTCAGCACATATGGAACAGTAGACATTCTTGTGAACAACGCTGGGATCATGGATGGCATGGAGCCGGCTGCAGAGGTGCTGGATGATAAGTGGGAGCGACTTTTTGCCGTGAACACTACAAGTGTAATGCGTACAACGCGCAAAGTTCTCCCTGTCTTCCTGGAGAAACAAAAGGGCGTCATCGTCAACGTTGCATCGGCAGGCGGATTGCATGGTGGTCGTGCTGGAGCGGCATATACGGCATCCAAGCATGCCGTGGTTGGCTTTACCAAAAATACAGGATTTATGTACGCCGAGCAAGGCATTCGCTGCAACGCAATTGCTCCGGGAGGCGTAGCAACAAATATTGGTTCCTCCATGACAGGTATAAGCCAATTCGGCGCGTCCAGACAACAACTGGGGATGGCCATTAATCCGCGCATAGGAACAAGTGAAGAGATCGCCAAGGTAGCTCTGTTCCTCGGCTCGGACGAGTCCAGCTTCGTGAACGGAACCGTGATCGAGGCTGATGCAGGCTGGAATTCCTACTGATCGAGATTTGTACAATAACTGGAAATTTGCAAAGGAGCTCATACCCGTGTATGAGCTTCTTTGCATGTTCCCAAGAGGTGAGAATATGACACTTTAGGGTGATTGGACAAACGTTTGCACAGGCATGTTTAAGCATTCCCCGATAATGTAAAGAGGGACGAGTCCCGAACAATCAAGCGGTGCGGAATAATAACCGGATTTTGAGGCAGATGCTCACCATTCAGAATTTTTAATAATACCTGGACCGCCGTATAACCCAACTGATACGTTCCAATATCAATGGAGCTAAGCGGTGGCGAAGCAAGTTCCGATAAGGCAATATTGTTAAAGCTCACGACACTTATATCTTCTGGAACATGATAACCGAGCTCAGCCAAAGCGCGGAGTACTCCGAAGGCAACATTGTCATCGATGACAACGAGGGCAGTCGGCCTGTCCGGCAGCGACATGAACAGGGACATCGCCCGGAAGCCGCTTTCCTGCAGAAATTCTCCTTCCACAATCCAATCGTTGTTAGCATCAAGACCCGCTTCTTGAAGCGCATTTTTGTATCCTTGCATGCGATCATGAGATAGCGTCAAATCTGGTGGTCCGCTGACAAATCCGATTCGTTTATGCCCTTGGGCAATCAAATGTGTGGTTGCATCGAAAGCCGTCTGTACATTGTTATTGTCCACCATCGGTGCATCGGGATGCGTTTCGCTGCGGCCGATCAGCACAAATGGAAACTTTTCCGTCTCCAAAAACGAAATAATCGGATCTTCCCGTTTGGAGCCAAGCAGCAAAATGCCATCCACACGTCGCCCATGTACCAAGCGGGATATGGCATTCAATTCATCGGTGGAAGACGTTTCGGTGGAGAGAAGAAGTTCATAATTCATGCGGGTGGCATGTGTAATGATTCCCCGAAGCAATTCTCCAAAAAAGTAGTTCTGAAATAGCTCTTCAGCAGGTCGGGGCAGCATGATACCCAGGGTTTGAGTCGTTTTGGAAACAAGGCTTTTGGCCATCATATTTGGATGATAATTCAGTTCTTTCATGATTTGCTTCACTTTGAGTGACGTTTCCGAACTGATTCTGGGATGGTTGGAA includes:
- a CDS encoding LacI family DNA-binding transcriptional regulator, with product MITIKDIAKLAGVSPSTVSRVISNHPRISSETSLKVKQIMKELNYHPNMMAKSLVSKTTQTLGIMLPRPAEELFQNYFFGELLRGIITHATRMNYELLLSTETSSTDELNAISRLVHGRRVDGILLLGSKREDPIISFLETEKFPFVLIGRSETHPDAPMVDNNNVQTAFDATTHLIAQGHKRIGFVSGPPDLTLSHDRMQGYKNALQEAGLDANNDWIVEGEFLQESGFRAMSLFMSLPDRPTALVVIDDNVAFGVLRALAELGYHVPEDISVVSFNNIALSELASPPLSSIDIGTYQLGYTAVQVLLKILNGEHLPQNPVIIPHRLIVRDSSLFTLSGNA
- a CDS encoding SDR family oxidoreductase; protein product: MRLQDKVAVVTGAGSGMGKAIATLYAQEGAKVVVSDINEESAQTVVNEIKAQGGEAILILANVAKEEDVQNLIDTTVSTYGTVDILVNNAGIMDGMEPAAEVLDDKWERLFAVNTTSVMRTTRKVLPVFLEKQKGVIVNVASAGGLHGGRAGAAYTASKHAVVGFTKNTGFMYAEQGIRCNAIAPGGVATNIGSSMTGISQFGASRQQLGMAINPRIGTSEEIAKVALFLGSDESSFVNGTVIEADAGWNSY
- a CDS encoding TetR/AcrR family transcriptional regulator, with translation MTELPSSMDRRIKKSKAALKDALIQLMQKQSFKEISITDIVQLADLNRGTFYRHYQYKEDLFNEMIDDVIKDLVFSYRKPYLDKEIFEVSHMPSSAIKIFEHVHQHAQFYTLVVKSEASSNFQQMICDVLRDLALQDLNEIFPSHINRELLASYQSHAIFGMVIEWIRQEFKHSPAYMADELFKIINFKPGNMVVQSNLKSP